The Streptomyces sp. NBC_01439 genome contains the following window.
GTCACCCTCGCCAAGGGGCTGGGCGGCGGTCTGCCCATCGGCGCGGTGGTCGCCTTCGGCCCCGTCGCCGACCTGCTCCAGCCGGGCCAGCACGGCACCACCTTCGGCGGGAACCCGGTCGCCTGCGCCGCCGGCCTCGCCGTCATCGACACGATCGCCACGGGCGGGCTGCTCGACCAGGTCAAGGCCCGGGGCGAGCGGCTGCGCTCCGGGATCGAGGGTACGGGCCACGTCCTGGTCTCCCACGTCCGCGGCTCCGGCCTACTGCTGGGTATCGTGCTGACCGAGCCGCTCGCCGCCCGGGTGCAGCAGGCGGCTCAGGACGCCGGCTTCCTGGTCAACGCGCCCGCCCCCGACGTCGTACGGCTCATGCCCCCGTACGTACTCACCGAGGCCGAGGCGGACGCGTTCGTCCGGGCCCTGCCCGGCATCCTTGACGCAGCAGGCGGGGACGGATCCGGAGAATGAGACGACGATGAGTCAGGCGCAGGACAACGAGCAAGGCGGCCAGGCCGTCCCGCAGACCCGCACCGCGCGTCACCGCCGGATCGTGGACATCCTCAACCGGCAACCGGTCCGCTCCCAGAGCCAGCTGGCCAAGCTGCTCGCCGACGACGGGCTGAGCGTCACCCAGGCGACGCTCTCGCGCGACCTCGACGAGCTGGGCGCGGTGAAGATCCGCAACACCGGCGGCGAGCTGATCTACGCGGTACCCAGCGAGGGCGGCTTCCGCACCCCGCAGGCCCCGCTCGGCGAGTCCGCGAAGGAGGAGCGCATGCGGCGCCTCTCCGGGGAGCTGCTGATCTCGGCGGAGGCCTCCGCGAACCTCGTGGTCCTGCGCACCCCGCCGGGCGCGGCGCAGTTCCTCGCATCGGCGATCGACCAGGCCGAACTCCGCGCGATCCTCGGCACGATCGCGGGCGACGACACCCTGATGCTGATCAGCC
Protein-coding sequences here:
- a CDS encoding arginine repressor, whose translation is MSQAQDNEQGGQAVPQTRTARHRRIVDILNRQPVRSQSQLAKLLADDGLSVTQATLSRDLDELGAVKIRNTGGELIYAVPSEGGFRTPQAPLGESAKEERMRRLSGELLISAEASANLVVLRTPPGAAQFLASAIDQAELRAILGTIAGDDTLMLISRDPAGGQALADHLLRLAQKES